A single genomic interval of Celeribacter indicus harbors:
- a CDS encoding PDR/VanB family oxidoreductase produces MEIHDFRIARSAPIAEDTRAIRLEPVDGTSELAFAPGDHVRLVLPSGEERAYSLVNAPADLEGYEIAVQVCPDGTGGSRELCSLAAGTAVGVHTPRNAFRLHDGPGVSVLVAGGIGITPIWCMAQSLAREGRPWRLYYAARRAERAPFLAEVRALAADCGAEVEIAFSDQGERLDLTRIVGGIGPKDHLYCCGPDTLLDDFRAATFMVSDRAHTESFAVAEAAEGGFEVELAQSGLVLTVPEGYTILETVLEQGILVEYSCMGGTCGSCATRVLEGTPDHRDSYLSEEEKAAGDKMLICCSGSLTPRLVLDL; encoded by the coding sequence ATGGAGATCCATGACTTCCGCATCGCGCGTTCGGCACCCATTGCCGAGGATACGCGCGCCATAAGGCTTGAGCCGGTGGATGGCACTTCCGAACTGGCCTTTGCACCGGGGGACCACGTCCGGCTCGTCCTGCCCTCGGGAGAGGAGCGCGCTTATTCCCTGGTGAATGCACCTGCCGATCTCGAAGGATATGAGATTGCCGTTCAGGTCTGTCCCGATGGCACCGGCGGCTCAAGGGAGCTTTGCAGCCTGGCGGCGGGGACGGCGGTCGGGGTGCATACACCCCGCAATGCCTTCCGGCTTCACGACGGGCCGGGGGTGTCGGTTCTGGTCGCCGGAGGCATCGGCATCACGCCGATCTGGTGCATGGCGCAGTCTCTGGCCCGCGAGGGCCGGCCCTGGAGATTGTATTACGCGGCCAGGCGTGCCGAACGCGCTCCCTTTCTGGCCGAGGTCAGGGCATTGGCCGCCGATTGCGGCGCCGAGGTGGAAATCGCGTTCTCCGATCAGGGGGAGCGGCTCGACCTGACCCGGATCGTCGGGGGCATCGGGCCGAAGGATCATCTCTATTGCTGCGGCCCCGACACTTTGCTGGACGATTTCCGGGCCGCGACCTTCATGGTGTCGGATCGCGCCCATACCGAAAGTTTCGCCGTCGCGGAGGCGGCGGAAGGCGGCTTCGAGGTGGAACTCGCGCAGTCCGGTCTCGTCCTGACGGTCCCCGAAGGCTACACGATCCTCGAGACCGTGCTGGAGCAGGGGATTCTCGTGGAATATTCCTGCATGGGCGGCACCTGCGGCAGCTGTGCGACGCGGGTTCTGGAGGGGACACCGGATCATCGTGACAGCTATCTCTCCGAGGAGGAGAAGGCGGCTGGCGACAAGATGCTGATTTGCTGCTCCGGCAGCCTGACGCCCCGGCTGGTGCTGGATCTGTGA